In Croceicoccus sp. Ery15, a genomic segment contains:
- a CDS encoding bifunctional GNAT family N-acetyltransferase/carbon-nitrogen hydrolase family protein has translation MANTRARLEVRQARSSDVSGIAALIRRVYEDMPAYTYGEIRGQMNNFAEGCFVAKLDGKVVGYCASMRVSQGLAFSLHDWDEITGNGFGSRHDPTGDWLYGYEMCVDPKVRGTRIGRRLYEERRALAEELELTGIVFAGRMPNLSRFWRRVDGAEDYLEKVIEGKLHDPVLRFQMANGFEPDGVMKDYLPEDKKSKAYAVRMVWRNPFVDRDQPKKFRLPRGVEQVRIATCQLQARQVKDYDEFMRGIEYFVDVAADYEADFILFPELFTLPLLSFAEKELSPQEAIEALSWYTPKIRKALSKMALEYNINIIGGSHPTRMEDGDIHNVAYVCLRDGSIHEQEKIHPTPNEDYWWNIKGGDSIDAIQTDCGPIGVLICYDSEFPELARRLVDEGARIIFVPFCTDSRQGYLRVRYCAQARAIENQCYVVMAGNVGNLPNVGNMDIQYAQSCILTPCDFPFARDGIAAEASENVETLTISDVNLADLSWARAEGTVKNLADRRFDLYHIEWDGKVGKPHSGGEKIVEAQGGKPLGPKHAGGG, from the coding sequence ATGGCCAACACCCGCGCCCGCCTGGAAGTCCGCCAGGCACGATCCTCTGACGTATCGGGCATCGCCGCCCTGATCCGCCGCGTTTACGAGGATATGCCCGCCTATACCTATGGTGAGATTCGCGGTCAGATGAACAATTTCGCGGAGGGCTGTTTCGTCGCCAAGCTGGACGGCAAGGTCGTCGGCTATTGCGCGTCGATGCGGGTTTCGCAGGGGCTGGCATTCAGCCTGCATGACTGGGACGAAATTACCGGCAATGGTTTCGGATCGCGCCACGATCCTACCGGCGACTGGCTTTACGGCTATGAGATGTGCGTCGACCCCAAGGTGCGCGGAACGCGCATCGGACGGCGCCTTTACGAAGAACGGCGCGCGCTGGCAGAGGAGCTGGAACTGACCGGCATCGTCTTTGCCGGACGCATGCCCAATCTCAGCCGCTTCTGGCGGCGCGTCGACGGGGCCGAGGACTATCTGGAAAAGGTCATAGAAGGAAAGCTGCACGACCCCGTTCTGCGTTTCCAGATGGCCAATGGCTTCGAGCCTGACGGCGTAATGAAGGATTATCTGCCCGAGGATAAGAAATCCAAGGCCTATGCCGTGCGCATGGTGTGGCGAAACCCCTTCGTCGACCGCGACCAACCGAAGAAATTCCGCTTACCGCGCGGCGTCGAGCAAGTCCGCATCGCCACGTGCCAGCTGCAGGCGCGTCAGGTGAAGGACTATGATGAATTCATGCGCGGGATCGAATATTTCGTCGATGTCGCAGCGGATTACGAAGCGGATTTCATCCTCTTTCCCGAGCTGTTCACCCTGCCCCTCCTTTCCTTCGCGGAAAAAGAGCTGAGCCCGCAGGAAGCGATCGAGGCGCTGAGCTGGTACACGCCCAAAATCCGCAAGGCGCTGTCCAAGATGGCGTTGGAATATAACATCAATATCATCGGCGGTTCGCACCCGACGCGCATGGAGGACGGAGACATCCACAATGTCGCCTATGTGTGCCTACGCGACGGATCGATCCACGAGCAGGAGAAGATCCACCCGACCCCGAACGAGGATTACTGGTGGAATATCAAGGGCGGCGACAGTATCGACGCGATCCAGACCGACTGCGGTCCGATCGGTGTGCTCATCTGCTATGACAGCGAATTTCCCGAACTCGCCCGCCGACTGGTCGATGAAGGCGCGCGGATCATCTTCGTGCCTTTCTGCACCGACAGCCGCCAGGGCTATCTGCGCGTGCGTTACTGCGCGCAGGCCCGCGCGATCGAGAACCAGTGCTATGTCGTGATGGCGGGGAATGTCGGGAACCTGCCCAATGTCGGCAATATGGACATCCAGTACGCCCAGTCCTGTATATTGACGCCGTGCGACTTCCCCTTCGCCCGCGACGGTATCGCGGCAGAGGCAAGCGAAAATGTCGAAACGCTGACCATCAGCGACGTCAATCTTGCCGATCTGTCATGGGCGCGCGCCGAAGGCACGGTGAAGAACCTCGCCGACCGGCGTTTCGATCTTTACCACATCGAATGGGACGGCAAGGTCGGCAAGCCCCATTCGGGCGGCGAGAAAATCGTCGAGGCGCAGGGCGGAAAGCCGCTTGGCCCGAAGCACGCGGGCGGCGGTTAG
- a CDS encoding NADP-dependent isocitrate dehydrogenase yields the protein MEKIKVKNPVVEIDGDEMTRIIWEWIRERLILPYLDVDLKYYDLSVTKRDETDDQITVDAANAIKQYGVGVKCATITPDEQRVEEFDLKKMWRSPNGTIRNILGGVVFREPIVISNVPRLVPGWTDPIVVGRHAFGDQYRATDTLIPGKGKLRLVFDSEDGQNDLDLEVFDFPAPGVAMAMYNLDDSIRDFARASFNYGLGLGWPVYLSTKNTIMKAYDGRFKDLFQEVFDTEGFKEKFAEKGITYEHRLIDDMVASALKWSGKFVWACKNYDGDVQSDTVAQGYGSLGLMTSVLMAPDGKTVEAEAAHGTVTRHYRQHQQGKATSTNPIASIFAWTRGLMYRGKFDDTPNVVKFAETLERVCIETVESGAMTKDLALLIGSSQSWMTTEQFFEAIVQNLEKEMASWA from the coding sequence ATGGAGAAGATCAAGGTAAAGAACCCCGTCGTCGAAATCGACGGCGACGAAATGACGCGGATCATCTGGGAATGGATCCGCGAACGCCTTATTCTTCCCTATCTCGACGTCGATCTGAAATATTACGATCTGTCGGTTACCAAGCGTGACGAAACCGACGACCAGATCACCGTCGATGCGGCCAATGCGATCAAGCAATATGGTGTCGGCGTGAAATGCGCGACCATCACGCCCGACGAACAGCGCGTCGAGGAATTCGACCTTAAGAAGATGTGGCGTTCGCCTAACGGCACTATTCGCAACATCCTTGGCGGCGTGGTTTTCCGCGAACCCATCGTGATCTCGAACGTGCCGCGCCTGGTCCCGGGCTGGACCGACCCGATCGTCGTGGGCCGTCACGCATTCGGCGACCAGTATCGCGCCACCGACACGCTGATCCCCGGCAAGGGCAAGCTGCGCCTCGTCTTCGATTCGGAAGACGGTCAGAACGACCTCGACCTCGAAGTGTTCGATTTCCCCGCCCCCGGCGTCGCCATGGCGATGTACAACCTCGACGATTCGATCCGCGACTTCGCGCGCGCTTCGTTCAACTATGGTCTGGGGCTTGGCTGGCCGGTCTACCTGTCGACCAAGAACACGATCATGAAGGCCTATGACGGCCGCTTCAAGGATCTGTTCCAGGAAGTGTTCGACACCGAAGGATTCAAGGAAAAGTTCGCTGAAAAGGGCATCACTTACGAACACCGCCTGATCGACGATATGGTCGCATCGGCGCTGAAGTGGAGCGGCAAGTTCGTCTGGGCCTGCAAAAACTATGACGGCGACGTGCAGTCGGACACCGTCGCGCAGGGTTACGGTTCGCTCGGCCTGATGACCTCGGTCCTGATGGCGCCCGATGGCAAGACCGTCGAAGCAGAAGCCGCCCACGGCACCGTCACCCGCCACTATCGCCAGCACCAGCAGGGCAAGGCAACCAGCACCAACCCGATCGCGTCGATCTTCGCATGGACCCGCGGCCTGATGTATCGCGGCAAGTTCGACGATACGCCTAACGTGGTGAAGTTCGCCGAAACGCTTGAGCGTGTCTGCATCGAAACCGTCGAGAGCGGTGCGATGACCAAGGATCTTGCCCTGCTCATCGGTTCTTCGCAGAGCTGGATGACGACCGAGCAGTTCTTCGAAGCGATCGTTCAGAATCTCGAAAAGGAAATGGCCAGCTGGGCCTGA
- a CDS encoding quinone oxidoreductase: MKSVQARIEETGGPEIIRFATVETGEPGPGQVLLRHEAVGVNFIDTYHRSGLYPVPLPSGLGQEAAGVVEQVGEGVVNVRTGDRVATFKSGLGAYSSARIVDAEWLVRLPDAVGFDQAAALMLKGCTAEALIERCARVQAGAVVLVHAGAGATGQIMIRWLAHIGARVVATASTAAKRAIARSAGAHFVCGYVEDEVIETVHAASEGRGADVVFDGVGADSWQISLRAARCRGMIVSFGNASGPVTGVSLGELANHGSLMVTRPTMMHFYAEKSEFRTGTQRLMQMIADGVINAEIGQRFPLEQAAEVHRLLEARKTVGATILIP, from the coding sequence ATGAAATCAGTTCAGGCGCGGATCGAGGAAACCGGCGGGCCGGAGATTATCCGCTTTGCCACAGTCGAAACCGGCGAACCCGGACCGGGGCAAGTCCTGCTGCGGCATGAGGCGGTGGGCGTGAATTTCATCGACACCTATCACCGCTCGGGCCTCTACCCAGTGCCCTTGCCAAGCGGTCTGGGGCAAGAGGCCGCAGGAGTGGTAGAGCAGGTCGGCGAAGGCGTCGTCAATGTACGGACCGGCGACCGCGTTGCGACGTTCAAGTCGGGGCTGGGCGCCTATTCCTCGGCGCGGATCGTCGATGCGGAATGGTTGGTGCGGTTGCCCGATGCGGTCGGGTTCGATCAGGCGGCAGCATTGATGCTGAAAGGATGCACGGCCGAAGCGTTGATCGAACGCTGTGCCAGGGTACAGGCGGGCGCCGTCGTGCTGGTCCACGCCGGTGCGGGCGCGACAGGGCAGATCATGATCCGCTGGCTTGCGCATATTGGCGCGCGGGTAGTGGCAACGGCCAGTACTGCCGCGAAGCGGGCCATCGCCCGTTCGGCGGGCGCGCATTTCGTGTGCGGCTATGTCGAAGACGAGGTGATCGAAACGGTTCACGCCGCCAGCGAGGGACGCGGCGCGGATGTCGTCTTCGACGGCGTAGGCGCGGACAGCTGGCAAATATCGCTGCGTGCGGCGCGGTGCAGGGGGATGATCGTCAGCTTTGGCAATGCCAGCGGCCCCGTCACCGGCGTCAGTCTGGGCGAGCTTGCCAACCATGGCTCTCTGATGGTGACGCGTCCGACGATGATGCATTTCTATGCCGAAAAGAGCGAGTTTCGGACCGGCACCCAGCGTTTGATGCAAATGATTGCCGACGGGGTGATCAATGCCGAGATCGGTCAGCGTTTCCCGTTGGAGCAGGCGGCAGAAGTCCACCGCCTGCTGGAAGCGCGCAAGACAGTCGGAGCCACGATCCTGATCCCCTGA
- a CDS encoding TadE/TadG family type IV pilus assembly protein, translating to MPRTSLLQRFCRDKGGMAMAEFAIGLPVFLTLSVGGIEATNLALAHLRVSNLAMTVADNAGRVMSGVDEADIYEVFSGAQVIGESIDFEANGRVILSSLEANGQSGSNAGQMIRWQRCWGDMDVDPAYGEQGDGRFDATLATGLGADGHSIAAMQGTALMFAEVTYAYQPLVTTGFFPATTIRYESAFNVRGRQNNAISNTQSLTVMDCD from the coding sequence ATGCCCCGAACGTCACTTTTACAGCGCTTTTGCCGCGACAAGGGCGGCATGGCGATGGCCGAATTTGCAATAGGCCTGCCGGTTTTCCTCACCCTGAGTGTCGGCGGGATCGAAGCGACCAATCTGGCTCTGGCCCATTTGCGGGTCAGCAATCTGGCAATGACGGTGGCCGACAATGCAGGCCGCGTCATGTCGGGCGTGGACGAGGCCGATATCTACGAAGTGTTTTCGGGCGCGCAGGTGATCGGTGAATCGATCGACTTCGAGGCGAACGGCCGTGTAATTCTTTCGTCATTGGAAGCGAATGGACAGTCCGGTTCGAACGCAGGGCAAATGATCCGCTGGCAGCGTTGCTGGGGCGATATGGATGTCGACCCTGCCTATGGTGAGCAGGGTGACGGACGCTTCGATGCCACGCTGGCCACCGGTCTGGGCGCGGATGGGCACAGCATTGCCGCCATGCAAGGCACCGCACTGATGTTTGCGGAAGTAACCTATGCCTACCAGCCGCTTGTCACTACCGGCTTTTTCCCCGCCACCACTATCCGGTACGAAAGCGCGTTCAACGTGCGTGGGCGGCAGAACAATGCAATCAGCAATACGCAATCGCTGACCGTAATGGATTGCGACTAA
- a CDS encoding TadE/TadG family type IV pilus assembly protein: MSALRRLKFWRRDERGAAAVEFALVLTPLLIILLGAMEFGYVAYVKSLAQGALNNAARLAAVEDPVLDSEGDTVEEQVANYITSTVGLVAVDEVVITSQSSYSDFSDIGNPEKLMTDKDGNGEYDAADGDCFEDMNGNGSYDTDAGGEGIGGASDVAFYQANIAMPRLLPIYNFMAVSNTTSFTVKTAVRNQPYALQATPAVICGDD, from the coding sequence ATGAGTGCCCTCCGACGCCTGAAATTCTGGCGGCGCGACGAACGCGGCGCGGCCGCCGTCGAATTCGCGCTGGTGCTGACGCCGCTGCTGATCATCCTGCTGGGCGCGATGGAATTCGGTTATGTCGCCTATGTCAAATCGCTGGCGCAGGGCGCGCTCAACAATGCCGCCCGTCTTGCCGCGGTCGAGGACCCCGTGCTCGATTCCGAAGGCGACACTGTCGAGGAGCAGGTGGCAAATTACATCACCAGCACCGTCGGACTGGTCGCTGTGGACGAAGTCGTGATTACTTCGCAGTCGAGCTATTCGGACTTCAGCGACATCGGCAATCCCGAAAAGCTGATGACCGACAAGGATGGCAATGGCGAATATGACGCCGCAGACGGCGATTGTTTCGAGGATATGAACGGCAACGGCAGCTATGACACCGATGCCGGCGGCGAAGGGATCGGGGGCGCCAGCGATGTCGCGTTTTACCAAGCGAATATCGCGATGCCGCGCCTATTGCCGATCTATAATTTCATGGCCGTCTCGAACACTACCAGCTTCACCGTCAAAACCGCGGTTCGCAACCAGCCCTATGCGCTTCAGGCGACGCCGGCTGTCATTTGCGGAGACGATTGA
- a CDS encoding Tad domain-containing protein encodes MKTLRRIITFWLDDESGNVLMFYAGALVPLLLMIGGAVDIANYYSARAKLQNACDAAVLAGRQSMEGNAWTGAVEVEADKFFDFNFPAGTNHATDLDFDIEQNEDDRAELLGEASAIIPTIVMHMFGFNTMDVAVNCNAKRDLGHNDVLLVLDTTGSMAYAPSIGGASKISRLRTGAAGIFRALDDSENGSVTRFGIVSYSHTVNVGRSLAANDILDSQEYVSRYQSCNSKGKNCKWVYGTKTTLVKNSSWGKSSWSLTQNKDAFRTSGSACIEERPSVGNAFSPIEIDDTIKRADIDNRSADSADNALQFGRYDPDVQEGESQDGCPGESIRLTSYASETAFKNAVNSATANVTGGTYHDVGILWGARFLSSSGFFSADNPTEIDGVPVNKHIVFMTDGELDTGSTLYSAHGVETYQDRTKGTGSQNTQHINRFWAACSVAKSMGMTIWVVALDVTDTEDVADCATSPGHFYTSDGSDLEEIFEDIGQGIGNLRLTR; translated from the coding sequence ATGAAAACGCTAAGGCGAATCATCACATTTTGGCTCGATGACGAATCGGGCAATGTGCTTATGTTCTATGCGGGTGCGCTGGTCCCGTTGCTGCTGATGATCGGCGGCGCCGTCGATATCGCCAATTATTATTCCGCGCGCGCCAAGCTGCAGAATGCCTGCGATGCCGCCGTCCTGGCAGGACGGCAGTCGATGGAAGGCAATGCATGGACGGGCGCGGTGGAGGTCGAGGCCGACAAGTTCTTCGACTTCAACTTCCCCGCAGGTACCAATCACGCCACCGACCTCGACTTCGATATCGAGCAGAACGAGGACGACCGCGCCGAACTGCTGGGTGAGGCAAGCGCCATCATCCCGACCATCGTCATGCATATGTTCGGTTTTAATACCATGGACGTGGCCGTCAATTGCAATGCAAAGCGGGATCTGGGGCATAACGATGTGCTGCTGGTGCTCGATACCACCGGCTCGATGGCCTATGCCCCATCGATCGGCGGCGCGTCCAAGATTAGCCGTCTGCGGACCGGTGCGGCGGGCATCTTCCGCGCGCTCGACGATTCCGAAAACGGATCGGTCACGCGCTTCGGCATCGTTTCCTATTCGCATACGGTGAATGTCGGGCGGTCACTTGCGGCGAACGATATTCTCGACAGCCAAGAATATGTCAGCCGCTATCAGTCCTGCAATAGCAAAGGCAAAAACTGCAAATGGGTCTATGGCACCAAAACGACGCTGGTGAAAAACTCCAGCTGGGGCAAATCGAGCTGGAGCCTGACCCAGAACAAGGACGCCTTCCGCACCAGCGGCAGCGCCTGTATCGAAGAACGCCCTTCGGTCGGCAACGCATTCTCGCCTATCGAGATCGATGATACAATCAAGCGCGCTGACATAGATAATCGCAGCGCAGATTCTGCCGACAATGCGTTGCAATTCGGACGCTACGATCCCGACGTGCAAGAAGGCGAAAGCCAGGACGGGTGTCCGGGAGAATCGATCAGACTGACGAGCTATGCCAGCGAAACCGCGTTCAAGAATGCCGTTAATAGCGCGACCGCCAATGTAACGGGCGGCACCTATCACGATGTCGGCATTCTCTGGGGCGCGCGATTTCTGTCTTCGTCGGGCTTCTTCTCGGCCGACAATCCGACCGAAATCGATGGCGTGCCGGTGAACAAGCATATCGTGTTCATGACCGATGGTGAGCTGGACACCGGCAGCACGCTCTATTCCGCCCATGGTGTTGAGACCTATCAGGACCGCACCAAGGGCACAGGCTCGCAGAACACGCAGCATATCAACCGCTTTTGGGCGGCCTGCTCGGTGGCAAAGTCGATGGGCATGACGATCTGGGTCGTTGCGCTCGACGTGACCGATACCGAGGATGTTGCTGATTGCGCGACCAGCCCGGGCCATTTCTACACCAGCGACGGTTCCGACCTTGAAGAAATCTTCGAGGATATCGGCCAGGGCATCGGTAATCTGAGGCTGACGCGATGA
- the cpdR gene encoding cell cycle two-component system response regulator CpdR, whose translation MIRILLAEDEESMRTYLARALENAGYDVVAVDRGTHALPLLTNEHFDLLLSDIVMPEMDGIELAQRCAKVSPATKVMFITGFAAVTMKASREAPQARVLSKPFHLRDLVLEVERLFDENVATAEG comes from the coding sequence ATGATTCGTATCCTATTGGCCGAAGACGAAGAATCGATGCGGACCTACCTCGCCCGCGCGCTCGAAAATGCGGGGTATGACGTTGTAGCCGTTGACCGCGGCACCCATGCACTGCCTTTGCTGACCAACGAACATTTCGATCTGCTGCTGTCGGATATCGTCATGCCCGAAATGGACGGTATCGAACTGGCGCAACGCTGCGCCAAGGTTTCGCCAGCTACCAAGGTCATGTTCATCACCGGCTTTGCCGCAGTCACCATGAAGGCCAGCCGGGAAGCACCGCAGGCACGCGTTTTGTCAAAGCCGTTCCATTTGCGCGATCTGGTGCTGGAAGTTGAACGCCTGTTCGACGAGAATGTCGCGACCGCAGAAGGCTGA
- a CDS encoding N-formylglutamate amidohydrolase — MSDAAPQHNRDDPANRHAASTRCEALESGGSVPGLSRAAFTLQRFGTRAVESPLPVVIAVPHAGRAYPPDTFSTLRHGEAAAHRLEDRFIDMVGRSAAAACGASLLVAHMPRALIDLNRDVGDIDSGMFAGPPPARQGDVPGMPRQQPRAGRGLGLFPRRLSGMGELWRDPLTAEEAERRIACVHRPYHAALQAELVRLRDMHGHAILIDLHSMPSLRGQGDEGGASHVVGDRFGASCASALSAAAMDLLTRAYAQPAYNRPYAGGYVLDRHGRPRRDIHALQLEVDRALYLTGAGAPCADGIAAQARIVTDLAHLLSVVLAGRGAGSSWGLADAAE, encoded by the coding sequence ATGAGCGATGCCGCGCCGCAGCACAACCGGGACGATCCAGCCAACCGCCATGCGGCCAGCACCCGCTGCGAGGCACTCGAATCCGGCGGATCGGTGCCGGGTCTTTCGCGGGCCGCCTTTACGTTACAGCGGTTCGGGACAAGGGCGGTGGAATCTCCGCTTCCGGTGGTGATCGCCGTGCCGCACGCAGGGCGCGCCTATCCTCCCGACACATTTTCGACGCTGCGCCATGGCGAAGCGGCCGCCCACCGGCTGGAGGACCGCTTCATCGATATGGTCGGCCGGTCGGCAGCGGCGGCGTGCGGAGCCAGCCTGCTGGTCGCGCATATGCCCCGTGCGCTGATCGACCTGAACCGGGATGTCGGCGATATAGACAGCGGCATGTTCGCGGGGCCTCCGCCTGCGCGACAGGGCGATGTTCCGGGCATGCCGCGCCAACAGCCGCGCGCGGGGCGGGGGCTAGGCCTGTTTCCACGCCGCTTGTCGGGAATGGGCGAATTATGGCGCGATCCTCTCACTGCGGAAGAGGCAGAGCGCCGCATTGCCTGTGTGCACAGGCCCTATCACGCGGCTCTGCAGGCGGAACTTGTGCGTCTGCGTGACATGCATGGGCACGCGATCCTGATCGATCTGCATTCCATGCCCAGCCTGCGGGGTCAGGGTGACGAAGGGGGGGCATCGCATGTAGTGGGCGACCGCTTCGGTGCCAGCTGCGCCAGCGCGCTTTCGGCAGCAGCGATGGATTTGCTGACCAGGGCCTATGCGCAGCCCGCCTATAACCGACCCTATGCGGGTGGCTATGTGCTCGACCGTCACGGACGTCCGCGCCGCGATATTCATGCGTTGCAACTGGAAGTCGATCGCGCGCTGTACCTGACCGGCGCGGGCGCACCTTGTGCCGACGGTATCGCCGCGCAGGCAAGAATCGTCACCGATCTGGCGCATCTGCTTTCTGTCGTGCTTGCCGGCAGAGGCGCTGGCAGTAGCTGGGGACTGGCCGACGCCGCCGAATAG
- a CDS encoding SapC family protein — MASAPQNANLPLFYKNLVPLNSNTHANWRAKSTDKAPWLGKNHAIPLTVEEFPQAQRHFPIVFTAGESPVPIALMGLNEGVNTFFDDEGTMIDQVYVPAYVRRYPFLLAKLDANNDQLSLCLDPDSGLVGEFDEGEPLFTDGQPSTATQNILKFNEQFEQAGMKTQNFMEELKKHDLLMDGEVSIRRDDSEQPFVYRGFQMVDQAKLREVRGDVLRSWNQNGLIALIFAHLFSLDLTREIFARQIRQGKGPVAAQPANA; from the coding sequence ATGGCGAGCGCGCCGCAAAACGCCAATCTGCCGCTGTTCTACAAGAACCTCGTTCCGCTGAATTCGAACACGCATGCCAACTGGCGCGCGAAAAGCACCGACAAGGCTCCGTGGCTGGGCAAGAACCACGCCATTCCGCTGACGGTTGAGGAATTTCCCCAGGCGCAGCGCCATTTTCCGATCGTGTTCACGGCGGGCGAAAGCCCCGTGCCGATCGCGCTGATGGGCCTGAACGAAGGCGTGAACACGTTCTTCGACGACGAAGGCACGATGATCGATCAGGTCTATGTGCCGGCCTATGTCCGCCGCTATCCGTTTCTTCTGGCAAAGCTTGACGCGAATAACGACCAGCTTTCGCTGTGCCTCGATCCCGACAGCGGTCTTGTCGGCGAATTCGACGAAGGCGAACCGCTGTTCACCGACGGTCAGCCCAGCACCGCCACGCAGAACATTCTGAAGTTCAACGAACAGTTCGAACAGGCCGGCATGAAGACCCAGAACTTCATGGAAGAGCTGAAGAAACACGACCTGCTGATGGACGGCGAGGTTTCGATTCGCCGCGACGACAGCGAGCAGCCGTTCGTGTATCGCGGTTTCCAGATGGTCGATCAAGCCAAGCTGCGCGAAGTGCGCGGCGATGTGCTTCGCAGCTGGAATCAAAACGGCCTGATCGCGCTGATTTTCGCGCATCTGTTCTCGCTCGACCTGACGCGCGAAATTTTCGCGCGTCAGATTCGTCAGGGCAAGGGCCCGGTCGCGGCACAGCCGGCTAACGCCTGA
- a CDS encoding FAD-binding oxidoreductase, which translates to MSETTMVPEPAPETAITDPFLTEAASLLGPCGIVTGADAIEPWLTDWRGRYRGKARALAQPETAEQLSALVKLCARENVPLVPQGGNSGMVGGATPDDSGQAILLSLRRMQSLRIDQGASIAECGAGVVLQTLHEAAESQGLRFPLSLGGKGSATVGGLISTNAGGTQVLRHGTMRALVEGLEVVLADGSILDLTSALKKDNRGFDLKQLWIGSEGTLGIVTRAVLRLIPAIAERRVVWAGIETIHQARSLLLHCQQALAEELEGFEVIPRECLDHVLDYMPDAHPPLADRHGWNVLMEFDAGPDRADALGETVENAMADALERGLIADAVIAANEKQAEAFWELRENVAPAERQRGPAKQHDISVPVALMPELMERAGRDIPALFPGIQVVGFGHLGDGNIHLHTVAPQGVDAEEWEQGPGKDVSRHVYRMVTDIGGSISAEHGIGQDKLETLRETRDPAALEVMRAIKRALDPGGLLNPGKLV; encoded by the coding sequence ATGAGCGAGACGACCATGGTGCCCGAACCAGCCCCCGAGACGGCGATCACCGATCCCTTTCTGACCGAAGCCGCCAGCCTGCTCGGTCCATGCGGTATCGTTACCGGTGCCGATGCCATCGAACCGTGGCTGACCGACTGGCGGGGCCGGTACCGCGGCAAGGCGCGCGCCCTTGCCCAGCCCGAAACGGCAGAGCAATTATCGGCGCTGGTCAAGCTATGTGCGCGGGAAAACGTCCCGCTGGTTCCGCAGGGCGGCAATAGCGGAATGGTCGGCGGCGCGACCCCCGACGACAGCGGGCAAGCGATCCTGTTGTCGCTGCGCCGGATGCAATCGCTGCGCATCGATCAGGGCGCCTCGATCGCCGAATGCGGCGCTGGCGTCGTGCTGCAAACCCTGCACGAAGCGGCCGAGAGCCAAGGGCTGCGCTTCCCCCTCTCGCTGGGCGGCAAGGGGTCGGCCACGGTCGGCGGGCTGATCTCCACCAATGCGGGCGGCACGCAGGTCTTGCGCCATGGCACCATGCGCGCACTGGTCGAAGGGCTTGAGGTTGTTCTGGCCGACGGGTCGATCCTCGATCTGACATCGGCGCTGAAAAAGGACAATCGCGGTTTCGACCTCAAGCAATTGTGGATCGGATCGGAAGGAACGCTGGGTATCGTAACCCGCGCGGTGCTGCGCCTGATCCCCGCCATCGCGGAACGCCGCGTGGTATGGGCAGGGATCGAAACCATCCACCAGGCGCGCAGCCTGCTGCTCCATTGCCAGCAGGCTCTGGCCGAAGAGCTTGAGGGGTTCGAGGTGATCCCGCGAGAATGCCTCGACCATGTGCTTGACTATATGCCCGATGCCCACCCGCCGCTGGCCGACCGGCATGGGTGGAACGTGCTGATGGAATTCGACGCGGGACCGGATCGCGCCGACGCGCTGGGCGAAACGGTCGAGAACGCGATGGCCGATGCGCTGGAGCGCGGACTAATCGCCGATGCCGTCATCGCCGCGAACGAGAAACAGGCCGAAGCGTTCTGGGAACTGCGTGAGAATGTCGCCCCCGCCGAACGACAACGCGGCCCCGCCAAGCAGCACGACATATCGGTCCCCGTTGCGCTGATGCCCGAATTGATGGAACGGGCCGGACGCGACATACCCGCGCTCTTCCCCGGCATTCAGGTGGTCGGTTTCGGCCATCTGGGGGACGGCAACATCCATCTTCACACCGTTGCCCCCCAAGGTGTCGACGCCGAAGAGTGGGAGCAGGGTCCGGGCAAGGATGTCAGCAGGCATGTCTATCGCATGGTCACCGATATCGGCGGATCGATTAGTGCCGAACACGGGATCGGGCAGGACAAGTTAGAAACCCTGCGCGAAACCCGCGATCCGGCGGCACTGGAGGTGATGCGTGCCATCAAACGGGCGCTCGATCCCGGCGGATTGCTCAATCCCGGCAAGCTGGTCTGA